From a region of the Streptacidiphilus albus JL83 genome:
- a CDS encoding ABC transporter permease: MSAVSAPDGGAGGAVGGLQLRTLLDRGTRIAGAPLSLVKVLATTATVFLLSSMLTFGLGAMSGANPGAAVLGITATPADIARMNHQFGLDRPLPVQYFSWLGHALRGDLGRSWFTSAPVSQSVAQALPVDLSVAGLALVIAVLLGGAAGIAAALSNGGWLDRLVTAGCAVLGTLPAFVVAIALIVVVSVQLGALPSGGYVPFGQDPFQWLRFALLPGFALSLDAAAGIARQLRTSLVGALRENYVTGAAMRGLSARRVLFGHVLRNAVGPALTVLGMSVPMIIGGAVVTERIFNLPGIAQLALQAAQEQDVPVIQGTLLVTVGVVLIANLVVNAGLSALNPAARRRTPAGSAGVPGAAPREEAA, translated from the coding sequence ATGAGCGCGGTGAGTGCCCCCGACGGCGGCGCCGGCGGCGCGGTCGGAGGGCTGCAGCTGCGCACGCTGCTCGACCGCGGCACCCGCATCGCGGGTGCGCCGCTGTCGCTGGTGAAGGTGCTGGCCACCACCGCGACGGTGTTCCTGCTGTCCTCGATGCTGACCTTCGGTTTGGGCGCCATGTCCGGGGCGAACCCGGGTGCGGCGGTCCTGGGGATCACCGCCACCCCGGCCGACATCGCTCGGATGAACCACCAGTTCGGGCTGGACCGGCCGCTGCCGGTGCAGTACTTCAGCTGGCTGGGCCATGCGCTGCGCGGGGACCTGGGGCGCTCCTGGTTCACCTCGGCCCCGGTCTCGCAGAGCGTGGCCCAGGCGCTGCCGGTGGACCTGTCCGTCGCCGGTCTGGCCCTGGTGATCGCGGTGCTGCTGGGTGGCGCGGCCGGGATCGCCGCCGCGCTCAGCAACGGCGGGTGGCTCGACCGGCTGGTGACGGCCGGGTGCGCGGTGCTCGGCACCCTGCCGGCCTTCGTGGTCGCCATCGCACTGATCGTGGTGGTCTCCGTGCAGTTGGGCGCACTGCCGTCGGGCGGCTACGTGCCGTTCGGTCAGGACCCGTTCCAGTGGCTGCGGTTCGCGCTGCTGCCCGGGTTCGCACTGAGCCTGGACGCAGCCGCCGGGATCGCCAGGCAGCTGCGGACCTCGCTGGTCGGCGCCCTGCGGGAGAACTACGTCACCGGCGCCGCGATGCGCGGGCTCTCCGCCCGGCGGGTGCTCTTCGGCCATGTGCTGCGCAACGCCGTAGGACCGGCGCTCACCGTGCTCGGCATGAGCGTCCCGATGATCATCGGTGGGGCGGTGGTCACCGAGCGGATCTTCAACCTGCCCGGCATCGCCCAACTCGCGCTGCAGGCAGCCCAGGAGCAGGACGTCCCGGTGATCCAGGGCACGCTGCTGGTCACCGTGGGCGTGGTGCTGATCGCCAACCTCGTGGTCAACGCCGGGCTCTCGGCGCTCAACCCGGCCGCGCGCCGACGGACCCCGGCGGGTTCCGCAGGGGTACCGGGCGCCGCTCCCCGGGAGGAGGCAGCATGA
- a CDS encoding ABC transporter permease — translation MRTLRRTWRLPIARLALAVLAAVALLAVFGGQLAPQNPLAQDADHILAGPSGAHLLGTDYLGRDVLSRLLAGTGLSVAGALEATGVALLIGIVPGLASLWLGRVFEWISLRAVDALMTLPFTLFAIAAIGVLGNGIHQAMIALGVLLSPLFFRVTRAAALGLRQSPYVEAAELMGASRRWVLRHHIWSKVLPTVAVTTAQALATSLLTVASLTFLGLGVQPPAPTWGGMLATDLGFLSQQPWAPVLPGLLVMVTAGALHLLADALRDSGAADAVREPDAAPAAGPATAAREEQADARVATV, via the coding sequence ATGAGGACGCTGCGCCGCACCTGGCGCCTGCCGATCGCCCGGCTCGCCCTCGCGGTCCTGGCCGCGGTCGCCCTGCTGGCGGTCTTCGGCGGGCAGCTCGCCCCGCAGAACCCGCTGGCCCAGGACGCCGACCACATCCTCGCGGGCCCGAGCGGCGCTCATCTGCTCGGCACCGACTACCTCGGCCGGGACGTGCTGTCCCGGCTGCTCGCCGGGACCGGGCTGTCGGTCGCCGGGGCGCTGGAGGCCACCGGGGTCGCCCTGCTCATCGGCATCGTTCCGGGACTGGCCTCGCTCTGGCTCGGCCGGGTGTTCGAGTGGATCTCGCTGCGGGCCGTCGACGCGCTGATGACCCTGCCGTTCACGCTGTTCGCCATCGCCGCCATCGGCGTCCTCGGCAACGGAATCCACCAGGCGATGATCGCCCTCGGGGTGCTGCTGTCCCCGCTGTTCTTCCGGGTCACCCGGGCCGCGGCGCTCGGCCTGCGGCAGTCCCCGTACGTGGAGGCCGCCGAGCTCATGGGTGCGTCGCGCCGCTGGGTGCTGCGCCACCACATCTGGAGCAAGGTGCTGCCCACGGTCGCCGTCACCACCGCCCAGGCGCTGGCCACCAGCCTGCTCACGGTCGCCTCGCTCACCTTCCTCGGCCTCGGCGTCCAGCCGCCCGCGCCCACCTGGGGCGGGATGCTCGCCACCGACCTGGGGTTCCTGTCCCAGCAGCCGTGGGCGCCGGTCCTGCCCGGGCTGCTGGTCATGGTCACCGCCGGGGCGCTGCACCTGCTCGCCGACGCGCTGCGGGACAGCGGCGCGGCCGACGCCGTCCGCGAACCGGATGCCGCCCCCGCCGCCGGTCCCGCCACCGCCGCACGTGAGGAGCAGGCCGATGCCCGCGTCGCCACTGTCTGA
- a CDS encoding ABC transporter ATP-binding protein yields MPASPLSEPAADSSVLAVEGLHITVNGGRTEAVRDISFTVRAGEAVGLVGESGSGKTLTCRSILGALPPGVQVSAGTMTLADRGGGSTELTGLDRRGWERLRGVHLGAVFQDPASYLNPSLTVGRQLAEPLRVRQGLSRAAAHRRAVELFTAVGLHRPEQVYHRYPHELSGGMLQRVLIAVAVAGDPELLVADEATTALDTVVQAEVLDLLGRLRSERGLALLLVSHDLAVVAEVCDRIVVLYAGELVEEGPTEQVLAAPAHPYTEALLRVASIGDWSRRELAVIPGRPPEAGRAPTGCRFADRCAHARPECREGAVELRSAGVDRRSRCVRLEALNLSGTVLQEVGA; encoded by the coding sequence ATGCCCGCGTCGCCACTGTCTGAGCCGGCCGCCGACAGCTCGGTGCTCGCCGTCGAGGGGTTGCACATCACCGTCAACGGCGGCCGCACCGAGGCCGTCCGCGACATCTCCTTCACCGTCCGGGCCGGGGAGGCCGTCGGACTGGTCGGAGAGTCCGGCAGCGGCAAGACCCTGACCTGCCGCTCGATCCTGGGCGCGCTGCCGCCCGGCGTCCAGGTGTCCGCCGGGACCATGACGTTGGCGGACCGCGGCGGCGGCAGCACCGAGCTGACCGGGCTGGACCGGCGCGGCTGGGAGCGGCTGCGCGGGGTCCACCTGGGAGCGGTGTTCCAGGACCCCGCCTCCTACCTCAACCCCTCGCTGACGGTGGGCCGCCAGCTGGCCGAGCCGCTGAGGGTGCGTCAGGGCCTGTCCAGGGCCGCCGCGCACCGGCGCGCCGTCGAGCTGTTCACCGCCGTCGGACTGCACCGGCCCGAGCAGGTCTACCACCGCTACCCGCACGAGCTCTCCGGCGGCATGCTGCAGCGCGTCCTGATCGCCGTCGCCGTCGCCGGGGACCCGGAGCTGCTGGTCGCGGACGAGGCGACCACCGCGCTGGACACCGTCGTCCAGGCCGAGGTGCTCGACCTGCTCGGACGGCTGCGCTCGGAACGGGGACTGGCACTGCTGCTGGTCAGCCACGACCTCGCGGTGGTCGCCGAGGTGTGCGACCGGATCGTGGTGCTCTACGCCGGGGAGCTCGTCGAGGAGGGCCCGACCGAGCAGGTGCTGGCCGCACCCGCCCACCCCTACACCGAGGCGCTGCTGCGGGTGGCCTCCATCGGCGACTGGTCGCGGCGCGAGCTGGCGGTGATCCCCGGGCGTCCACCGGAGGCCGGCCGCGCGCCGACCGGCTGCCGGTTCGCCGACCGCTGCGCCCATGCCCGGCCGGAGTGCCGCGAGGGCGCGGTGGAGCTGCGGTCGGCGGGGGTGGACCGGCGCAGCCGCTGCGTCCGCCTGGAGGCCCTGAACCTGTCCGGCACCGTTCTGCAGGAGGTGGGCGCATGA
- a CDS encoding ABC transporter ATP-binding protein, whose translation MSTAEAAALLEVEGLSVGYGRRGGRPGQQILDGVSLRAGAGEILGVIGETGSGKTTLARAVVGLAPVTGGRVTVDGAEVTGLRGRALREFRRTGRVQYLFQDPLRSLDPDLTVGALVAEPLAVTGTGSREQRAERAAEALHRVGLDAGLAGRLPGQLSGGQRQRVALARAVVTRPRLLLADEPVSALDASNRNHVLRLFDRLRTELDVAVVVISHDLSSLAGIADRIAVLYRGRLVEQGPTAEVLTHPLHPYTALLTASAPSVQREHRIPPGRLRRPEAAPEWAAEEAGGCGFAARCAFADEACRAAPAVQDRPGAREVACHHADTWRGRLRPPEPAAAGGGR comes from the coding sequence ATGAGCACGGCGGAAGCTGCGGCGCTGCTGGAGGTCGAGGGGTTGAGCGTCGGCTACGGGCGCCGGGGCGGACGCCCCGGCCAGCAGATCCTCGACGGCGTGTCACTCAGGGCCGGGGCAGGGGAGATCCTCGGTGTCATCGGGGAGACCGGCTCCGGCAAGACCACCCTGGCCCGCGCCGTCGTCGGCCTGGCGCCGGTCACCGGAGGCCGGGTCACCGTGGACGGCGCCGAGGTCACCGGTCTGCGCGGCCGCGCCCTGCGCGAGTTCCGACGCACCGGCCGTGTCCAGTACCTGTTCCAGGACCCGCTGCGCTCGCTCGACCCGGATCTGACGGTCGGTGCGCTGGTGGCCGAGCCGCTCGCGGTCACCGGCACCGGCAGCCGCGAGCAGCGCGCCGAGCGCGCCGCCGAGGCCCTGCACCGGGTCGGCCTGGACGCCGGTCTGGCCGGACGGCTGCCCGGGCAGCTGTCCGGGGGCCAGCGGCAGCGGGTGGCGCTGGCCCGCGCCGTCGTCACCCGGCCCCGGCTGCTGCTCGCGGACGAGCCGGTGAGCGCCCTGGACGCCTCCAACCGGAACCATGTGCTGCGGCTGTTCGACCGGCTGCGCACCGAACTGGACGTGGCGGTCGTCGTCATCTCGCACGACCTCAGCTCGCTGGCCGGCATCGCCGACCGGATCGCCGTGCTGTACCGGGGGCGGCTGGTCGAACAGGGCCCCACGGCAGAGGTGCTGACGCATCCGCTGCACCCCTACACCGCGCTGCTGACGGCGTCCGCCCCCAGTGTCCAGCGCGAGCACCGCATTCCGCCGGGACGGTTGCGGCGGCCGGAGGCGGCGCCGGAGTGGGCGGCGGAGGAGGCAGGCGGCTGCGGGTTCGCCGCGCGGTGCGCGTTCGCCGACGAAGCGTGCAGGGCGGCGCCCGCCGTTCAGGACCGGCCGGGCGCCCGAGAGGTCGCCTGCCACCACGCCGACACCTGGCGCGGGCGGCTGCGCCCGCCCGAGCCCGCGGCAGCGGGCGGAGGCCGCTGA
- a CDS encoding LLM class flavin-dependent oxidoreductase: protein MSIEFIGIASTAPFSETGTAPGSVVQPGYLRELALAHEGSGFDRILVAHSSSSPDGFTVADQVLTHTTRLGVLLAHRPGFVSPTLAARKFATLDAFHPGRVALHVITGGDDADQARDGDLSDKPTRYRRTDDFLQVVRKTWTATEPFDHDGEFYQVRGGRSALLPSRPIPIYFGGASDDAVRAGAKHADVYAFWGEPLAGIAERIAQVRAAAAPHGRVPNFSVSLRPIPAATEAEAWQRAEEILRLTKERSGELRKAFNLDHSAQQGSKRLLEYAAKGDVHDKRLWTAVAKVTGAAGNSTALVGSYEQVAESLLDYTGLGVGTLLIRGFSPLEDARDYGALVSLVREQSERQGLVGNRVLVGSGAGAAEA from the coding sequence ATGTCCATCGAATTCATCGGCATCGCCTCGACCGCGCCCTTCAGTGAGACCGGCACCGCGCCCGGCTCCGTCGTCCAGCCCGGGTACCTGCGTGAACTCGCCCTCGCCCACGAGGGGTCGGGGTTCGACCGGATCCTGGTCGCGCACTCCTCCTCCAGCCCGGACGGGTTCACCGTCGCCGACCAGGTGCTGACGCACACCACCCGGCTGGGCGTGCTGCTCGCCCACCGGCCCGGGTTCGTCTCGCCGACGCTGGCCGCACGCAAGTTCGCCACCCTCGACGCCTTCCACCCGGGCCGGGTCGCCCTGCACGTCATCACCGGCGGTGACGACGCCGACCAGGCCCGCGACGGCGACCTCAGCGACAAGCCCACCCGCTACCGCCGCACCGACGACTTCCTGCAGGTCGTCCGCAAGACCTGGACCGCCACCGAGCCCTTCGACCACGACGGCGAGTTCTACCAGGTCCGCGGCGGACGCTCGGCGCTGCTGCCGTCCCGGCCCATCCCGATCTACTTCGGCGGCGCCTCCGACGACGCGGTGCGGGCCGGGGCCAAGCACGCCGACGTGTACGCCTTCTGGGGCGAGCCGCTGGCCGGCATCGCCGAACGGATCGCCCAGGTCCGCGCGGCCGCCGCTCCGCACGGCCGGGTGCCCAACTTCAGCGTCAGCCTCCGGCCGATCCCTGCGGCCACCGAGGCCGAGGCCTGGCAGCGGGCCGAGGAGATCCTGCGGCTCACCAAGGAGCGCTCGGGTGAGCTGCGCAAGGCGTTCAACCTGGACCACAGCGCCCAGCAGGGCTCCAAGCGGCTGCTGGAGTACGCGGCCAAGGGGGACGTCCACGACAAGCGGCTGTGGACGGCGGTGGCCAAGGTCACCGGCGCGGCCGGGAACTCCACCGCGCTGGTCGGCTCCTACGAGCAGGTCGCCGAATCGCTGCTGGACTACACCGGGCTCGGCGTCGGCACGCTGCTGATCCGCGGCTTCAGCCCGCTGGAGGACGCCCGTGACTACGGCGCGCTGGTGAGCCTGGTCCGGGAGCAGTCGGAGCGCCAGGGCCTGGTCGGCAACCGCGTGCTGGTCGGCAGCGGAGCCGGGGCGGCGGAGGCGTGA
- a CDS encoding acyl-CoA dehydrogenase family protein, whose protein sequence is MTATSPPAPPPLRLVPPDLDRLPEVAAVLAARAAEHDRDASFPFEGVAEVHRAGLLTATVGRAHGGPGCGLADTVRILQALGGGDPAVALVTAMTLFTHAAQARSDSWPRAAHAQLLEASAAGPVLVNALRVEPDLGSPVRGGLPATVARRRGDHWELTGHKIFSTGAEALGWMLVWARTDEEVPRVGSFLVRSGSEGLEVLPTWNHLGLRASRSDDVLLDAVQVPLGDVIGLAEPGADGGRDPIAGAWNALGLTALYLGVARAAQHWLTGFLHERTPTALGSPLAALPRFQAAVGEIEIALTGAERLVAALAQAADAGEARAAEDAGAAKVIGTRAAIGAVEQAVALIGNHGLTNDNPLQRHLRDVLCSRVHTPQDDMVLLAAGRAALGRSDSSGRTTRPASALTEGN, encoded by the coding sequence GTGACCGCGACCTCGCCACCGGCCCCGCCGCCGCTGCGGCTCGTTCCGCCCGACCTCGACCGCCTGCCCGAGGTCGCCGCGGTCCTCGCGGCCCGTGCCGCCGAGCACGACCGGGACGCCAGCTTCCCCTTCGAGGGGGTCGCCGAGGTGCACCGGGCCGGACTGCTGACCGCCACCGTGGGCCGCGCCCACGGGGGCCCGGGCTGCGGGCTCGCCGACACCGTGCGCATCCTGCAGGCGCTGGGCGGCGGCGACCCCGCGGTCGCCCTGGTCACCGCGATGACGCTGTTCACCCATGCCGCCCAGGCCCGTTCGGACAGCTGGCCGCGGGCGGCGCACGCCCAGTTGCTGGAGGCGTCCGCCGCCGGTCCGGTCCTGGTCAACGCGCTGCGGGTGGAGCCGGACCTGGGTTCGCCGGTGCGCGGCGGGCTGCCCGCGACCGTGGCGCGGCGTCGCGGCGACCACTGGGAGCTGACCGGTCACAAGATCTTCTCGACCGGCGCGGAGGCCCTCGGCTGGATGCTGGTCTGGGCGCGCACCGACGAGGAAGTGCCGCGCGTCGGCTCGTTCCTGGTCCGCTCCGGCTCCGAGGGGCTCGAAGTGCTGCCCACCTGGAACCATCTGGGCCTGCGCGCCAGCCGCAGCGACGACGTGCTGCTCGACGCGGTGCAGGTGCCGCTCGGCGACGTCATCGGCCTGGCCGAACCCGGCGCCGACGGCGGCCGCGACCCGATCGCCGGGGCCTGGAACGCGCTCGGGCTCACCGCCCTCTACCTGGGTGTGGCCCGCGCCGCCCAGCACTGGCTGACCGGGTTCCTGCACGAGCGCACCCCGACCGCGCTCGGCTCGCCGCTGGCCGCGCTGCCCCGCTTCCAGGCCGCGGTCGGCGAGATCGAGATCGCGCTCACCGGCGCGGAACGCCTGGTCGCGGCGCTGGCGCAGGCCGCCGACGCCGGCGAGGCCAGGGCCGCCGAGGACGCCGGCGCGGCCAAGGTCATCGGCACCCGGGCCGCCATCGGCGCCGTCGAACAGGCGGTCGCCCTGATCGGCAACCACGGCCTCACCAACGACAACCCCCTGCAGCGGCACCTGCGCGACGTGCTGTGCAGCCGCGTGCACACCCCGCAGGACGACATGGTCCTGCTCGCCGCCGGACGGGCCGCCCTGGGCCGGTCCGACAGTTCCGGCCGCACCACCCGACCCGCTTCCGCACTCACAGAAGGCAACTGA
- a CDS encoding LLM class flavin-dependent oxidoreductase, translating to MSVEFIGMIGTRDGSETRPPTGPVVDPDYTRRFAQAHEAAGFDRILIGYGSSHPDGTQVAAHVAAHTERLGLLVAHRPGFVAPTLAARTFATLDQFSGGRVAVHIITGGHDAEQRRDGDHLPKEERYDRTDEYLDVLKRAWTEDQPFGHEGRHYRFEDFHAEVKPAQSPRIPLYFGGSSEAAYRVGGKHADVFALWGEPLAETAQQIASVRAAAAAAGRTTPPGISVSFRPILGATEEAAWERAHGILRTIQGHGKDNPLFGRRRAILPVGPGAQPQNAGSQRLLAAAAKSDRHDRALWTAPAAATGAAGNSTALVGTPETVAQALLDYVDIGVTTLLIRGYDPLDDAVDYGRQLLPLVRQELARRETAARTPLAAVAGGAR from the coding sequence ATGAGCGTCGAATTCATCGGCATGATCGGCACGCGCGACGGCTCCGAGACCCGTCCGCCGACCGGACCCGTCGTGGACCCCGACTACACCCGCCGCTTCGCGCAGGCCCACGAGGCCGCGGGCTTCGACCGGATCCTCATCGGCTACGGCTCCAGCCACCCCGACGGAACCCAGGTCGCCGCACACGTCGCGGCCCACACCGAACGCCTCGGACTGCTCGTCGCCCACCGTCCCGGCTTCGTCGCCCCCACCCTCGCGGCCCGCACCTTCGCCACCCTCGACCAGTTCTCCGGCGGCCGGGTCGCCGTCCACATCATCACCGGCGGCCACGACGCCGAGCAGCGCCGCGACGGCGACCACCTCCCCAAGGAGGAGCGCTACGACCGCACCGACGAGTACCTCGACGTGCTCAAGCGGGCCTGGACCGAGGACCAGCCCTTCGGCCACGAGGGCCGCCACTACCGTTTCGAGGACTTCCACGCCGAGGTGAAGCCCGCCCAGAGCCCGCGCATCCCGCTCTACTTCGGCGGCTCCTCCGAGGCCGCCTACCGGGTCGGCGGCAAGCACGCCGACGTGTTCGCCCTCTGGGGGGAGCCGCTGGCCGAGACCGCCCAGCAGATCGCCTCCGTGCGCGCGGCGGCGGCCGCCGCGGGCCGGACCACCCCGCCGGGGATCAGCGTCTCCTTCCGGCCGATCCTCGGCGCGACCGAGGAGGCGGCCTGGGAACGCGCCCACGGCATCCTCCGCACCATCCAGGGCCACGGCAAGGACAACCCGCTGTTCGGACGGCGCCGGGCGATCCTGCCGGTCGGACCGGGCGCGCAGCCGCAGAACGCCGGCTCGCAGCGGCTGCTGGCCGCCGCCGCCAAGTCCGACCGGCACGACCGCGCGCTGTGGACCGCGCCCGCGGCGGCCACCGGTGCGGCCGGGAACTCCACCGCACTGGTCGGCACCCCCGAGACGGTCGCCCAGGCACTGCTCGACTACGTCGACATCGGCGTGACCACCCTGCTCATCCGGGGCTACGACCCGCTGGACGACGCCGTCGACTACGGCCGGCAGCTGCTGCCGCTGGTCCGCCAGGAGCTGGCCCGCCGCGAGACCGCCGCCCGGACCCCGCTCGCCGCAGTCGCCGGCGGCGCGCGATGA
- a CDS encoding alpha/beta hydrolase, which produces MTAPASVVAVTATASWYPPEGLRQRGTLVLLPGRGENPAVYERFGRRLAADAYVVHILDTTPGQDGARLAADIARVSRSAAAPLVLAGSDTGALRALAAAVHPALHPDALLLAGTALEGDGASPTDWDSELGLRTACPAHRGRLDADAAFGRGSLAEPVPTELARAAAEAAQQLGALPVLLVHGEADTVSPVPAARRLASSLPGSVLATVADGRHDALNDISHRSVAATVVQWLERLRGGAHLPTVVTVTATPPVDGE; this is translated from the coding sequence ATGACCGCTCCCGCCTCCGTGGTCGCCGTGACCGCCACCGCGAGCTGGTATCCGCCCGAGGGCCTGCGGCAGCGCGGCACCCTCGTGCTGCTCCCGGGGCGGGGCGAGAACCCCGCCGTCTACGAGCGCTTCGGCCGCAGGCTCGCGGCCGACGCCTACGTGGTGCACATCCTGGACACCACCCCGGGGCAGGACGGGGCACGGCTCGCGGCCGACATCGCCCGGGTGAGCCGGAGCGCGGCCGCCCCGCTGGTGCTCGCCGGCTCCGACACCGGCGCGCTGCGGGCGCTCGCCGCCGCCGTGCACCCCGCCCTGCACCCCGACGCCCTGCTGCTGGCAGGCACCGCACTGGAAGGTGACGGAGCCTCACCGACCGACTGGGACAGCGAACTCGGCCTGCGCACCGCCTGCCCGGCGCACCGCGGACGGCTGGACGCCGACGCCGCCTTCGGCCGGGGCAGCCTCGCCGAGCCGGTACCGACCGAGCTCGCCCGGGCGGCGGCGGAGGCGGCGCAGCAGCTCGGCGCGCTGCCGGTGCTGCTGGTGCACGGCGAGGCCGACACCGTCAGCCCGGTCCCGGCGGCCCGGCGGCTGGCGTCCTCGCTGCCCGGATCCGTGCTCGCCACGGTCGCGGACGGACGCCACGACGCGCTCAACGACATCTCCCACCGCAGCGTCGCCGCCACCGTCGTCCAATGGCTGGAACGACTGCGCGGCGGTGCGCACCTGCCGACCGTCGTCACGGTCACGGCGACGCCACCCGTCGACGGCGAGTAG
- a CDS encoding LLM class flavin-dependent oxidoreductase codes for MALHPHWYLPTSGDGRDVVGWVHSRIATTAPRPTDRAPTIDYLADVARAAERLGYESVLTPVGTWCEDPWITTAALLRETRRLRFIVALRPDALNPTLAAQMAATYQRVSGGRLILNVVTGSDDEEQRRYGDRLDHDARYARTDEWLTVLRGAWSGHPLDHRGAHYQVSGATVAEAPDPVPPVFLGGTSEPALLAAAAHADVHLSWGEPPAALATRIARVTAAARALGRRVGFGVRLHVISRDTAAEAWAEAARLLRGMDPAAVALAQERAARTSSEGQRRMTALHGGRTDRLEISPNLWAGFGLLRRHAGTALVGSHQEVAERLSEYHDLGIEQVLLSGQPHLEEAHWFGEGVLPLLRRQGLLARAPFTPDPFTDAASPALERTPS; via the coding sequence ATGGCCCTGCATCCGCACTGGTACCTGCCCACCTCGGGGGACGGGCGGGACGTGGTCGGCTGGGTGCACTCCCGCATCGCCACCACCGCACCCCGCCCCACCGACCGCGCCCCGACCATCGACTACCTCGCCGACGTCGCCCGCGCCGCCGAACGCCTGGGCTACGAGTCCGTGCTGACCCCGGTCGGCACCTGGTGCGAGGACCCCTGGATCACCACGGCGGCGCTGCTGCGCGAGACGCGGCGGCTGCGCTTCATCGTGGCGCTGCGCCCCGACGCCCTCAACCCCACCCTCGCCGCGCAGATGGCCGCCACCTACCAGCGGGTGTCCGGCGGCCGGCTGATACTCAACGTCGTCACCGGCTCCGACGACGAGGAGCAGCGACGCTACGGCGACCGGCTCGACCACGACGCCCGCTACGCCCGTACCGACGAGTGGCTGACCGTGCTGCGCGGCGCCTGGTCCGGCCACCCGCTGGACCACCGCGGCGCCCACTACCAGGTCTCCGGGGCCACCGTCGCCGAGGCGCCGGACCCGGTCCCGCCGGTGTTCCTCGGCGGCACCTCCGAACCCGCCCTGCTCGCCGCCGCCGCCCACGCCGACGTCCACCTCAGCTGGGGCGAACCGCCGGCCGCGCTGGCGACGAGGATCGCCCGGGTCACCGCGGCGGCCCGGGCGCTCGGCCGCCGGGTCGGATTCGGCGTGCGACTGCACGTCATCTCCCGTGACACCGCCGCCGAGGCCTGGGCCGAGGCCGCCCGACTGCTGCGGGGGATGGACCCGGCGGCCGTCGCCCTGGCCCAGGAGCGGGCCGCCCGCACCTCCTCGGAGGGGCAACGGCGGATGACCGCCCTGCACGGCGGCCGGACCGACCGGCTGGAGATCTCACCGAACCTCTGGGCGGGCTTCGGGCTGCTGCGCCGCCACGCCGGGACCGCGCTGGTGGGCAGTCACCAGGAGGTCGCCGAACGCCTGTCCGAGTACCACGACCTGGGCATCGAACAGGTGCTGCTGTCCGGCCAGCCGCACCTGGAGGAGGCCCACTGGTTCGGCGAGGGCGTCCTGCCGCTGCTCCGCCGTCAGGGACTGCTCGCCCGGGCTCCGTTCACCCCCGACCCGTTCACCGACGCCGCATCACCTGCACTGGAGAGGACCCCTTCATGA
- a CDS encoding flavin reductase family protein: MTTTATVGTTVGSTVSADLLRQTLRRHAAGVAVLTVPGPAGFTATSFTSVSIEPALVSFYLATTASTAAAVGAAQIFAVHVLGEDQAAIARRFAASGVDRFAGTRWSPGPGGVPLLDDVPAWLTARPVLRQQVGDHLLVVGEVLDAGGAGDSSPLLHHAGAFGSFRRHAA, encoded by the coding sequence ATGACCACCACCGCCACCGTCGGCACCACTGTCGGCAGCACCGTCTCCGCCGACCTGCTCCGGCAGACCCTCCGTCGCCACGCCGCCGGAGTGGCCGTGCTGACGGTGCCGGGCCCGGCCGGGTTCACCGCGACCTCGTTCACCTCGGTCTCGATCGAACCCGCGCTGGTGTCCTTCTACCTCGCCACCACCGCGTCCACGGCCGCCGCCGTCGGCGCCGCGCAGATATTCGCGGTGCACGTCCTCGGTGAGGACCAGGCCGCGATCGCCCGGCGCTTCGCGGCCAGCGGCGTCGACCGCTTCGCCGGCACCCGCTGGTCGCCCGGTCCCGGCGGAGTGCCGCTGCTGGACGACGTACCGGCCTGGCTCACCGCGCGGCCGGTGCTGCGGCAGCAGGTCGGGGACCACCTGCTGGTCGTGGGCGAGGTACTGGACGCCGGCGGCGCGGGGGACTCGTCCCCCCTGCTGCACCACGCCGGCGCGTTCGGCAGCTTCCGTCGGCACGCGGCCTAG